One Streptomyces coeruleorubidus DNA segment encodes these proteins:
- a CDS encoding TIGR03943 family putative permease subunit, with the protein MNRLAQTALLFLLGATLLHAGLTDLYLRYVKAGLRPLVLLAGVVLIATAAATLWYERRRAPARQHHHEPRISWLLALPVLALILVAPPALGSYSAAHTGTALTKPFGFPDLPAGEPLRLGVADYAGRAVYDDGRSLRDRELKITGFVTLDRAGAPYLVRMGLNCCAADAQPVKIALTGNIPPVLSPDTWLEITGRYTPRRTKDPVNDGPIPYLEVTSARPVPAPADPYDETWNN; encoded by the coding sequence GTGAACCGCCTGGCCCAGACCGCCCTCCTCTTCCTGCTCGGCGCGACACTCCTGCACGCCGGCCTCACCGACCTCTACCTGCGCTACGTCAAGGCGGGCCTGCGCCCGCTGGTCCTGCTGGCGGGCGTGGTGCTGATCGCGACGGCGGCGGCGACGCTCTGGTACGAACGCCGCCGCGCACCCGCGCGACAGCACCACCACGAGCCCCGCATCTCCTGGCTCCTCGCCCTCCCCGTCCTCGCCCTGATCCTGGTCGCCCCGCCGGCCCTGGGCTCCTACAGCGCGGCCCACACGGGCACGGCCCTGACCAAGCCCTTCGGCTTCCCGGACCTCCCCGCAGGCGAACCCCTCCGACTCGGCGTGGCCGACTACGCCGGCCGCGCGGTCTACGACGACGGCCGCTCCCTCCGCGACCGCGAGCTGAAGATCACCGGTTTCGTCACCCTGGACCGGGCGGGCGCCCCCTACCTGGTCCGCATGGGCCTCAACTGCTGCGCGGCGGACGCCCAGCCGGTCAAGATCGCCCTGACCGGCAACATCCCCCCGGTCCTGAGCCCGGACACCTGGCTGGAGATCACCGGCCGGTACACACCCCGCCGGACCAAGGACCCGGTCAACGACGGCCCGATCCCGTACCTCGAGGTCACCAGCGCCAGACCGGTACCGGCACCGGCCGACCCGTACGACGAGACGTGGAACAACTGA
- a CDS encoding permease: MATTKPAPQETDEVDKAEAADEVDDLGPDPDEARHLNSPLLLTLLLLTAVMLQDPIRGALSAPVMQSWMTVFVAVLVQALPFLVLGVLLSAAIAVFVPPSFFARALPKRPALAVPVAGAAGAVLPGCECASVPVAGALVRRGVTPAAALAFLLSAPAINPIVLTATAVAFPGDPEMVLARFVASLLVACAMGWLWHRLGRTDWLRPPDRPSYDGRGKGAAFWGSVRHDVMHAGGFLVVGAMAAATLKAVVPEEWLRAAAGNPVLSVLALAVLAVLLSICSEADAFVAASLTQFSLTARLTFLVVGPMIDLKLFAMQAGTFGRAFALRFAPATFALAVVVSALTGTVLL; encoded by the coding sequence GTGGCCACCACGAAACCCGCTCCGCAGGAGACCGACGAGGTCGACAAGGCCGAAGCGGCCGACGAGGTCGACGACCTCGGCCCGGACCCGGACGAAGCCCGCCACCTCAACTCCCCCCTCCTGCTCACCCTCCTGCTGCTCACGGCGGTGATGCTCCAGGACCCGATCCGCGGGGCCCTGTCCGCACCGGTGATGCAGAGCTGGATGACCGTGTTCGTCGCGGTCCTGGTCCAGGCGCTGCCGTTCCTGGTGCTCGGCGTGCTGCTGTCGGCGGCGATCGCGGTGTTCGTGCCGCCGTCCTTCTTCGCCCGGGCCCTGCCGAAGCGCCCGGCCCTGGCGGTCCCGGTCGCGGGCGCGGCGGGCGCGGTGCTGCCGGGCTGCGAGTGCGCGTCGGTGCCGGTGGCCGGGGCGCTGGTCCGCCGAGGGGTCACACCGGCGGCGGCGCTGGCGTTCCTCCTCTCGGCGCCCGCCATCAACCCGATCGTGCTGACGGCGACGGCCGTCGCCTTCCCCGGCGACCCGGAGATGGTCCTGGCCCGCTTCGTCGCGAGCCTGCTGGTGGCCTGCGCGATGGGCTGGCTCTGGCACCGCCTCGGCCGCACGGACTGGCTGCGCCCGCCCGACAGACCCTCGTACGACGGCCGGGGCAAGGGGGCGGCCTTCTGGGGCTCGGTGCGCCACGACGTGATGCACGCCGGCGGTTTCCTGGTGGTCGGTGCGATGGCCGCGGCGACGCTGAAGGCGGTGGTGCCGGAGGAGTGGCTGCGCGCGGCGGCCGGGAATCCGGTGCTCTCGGTGCTGGCCCTCGCGGTGCTCGCCGTCCTGCTGTCCATCTGCTCGGAGGCGGACGCGTTCGTGGCGGCGTCCCTGACCCAGTTCTCCCTGACGGCCCGTCTGACGTTCCTGGTAGTAGGGCCGATGATCGACCTGAAGCTCTTCGCGATGCAGGCGGGCACCTTCGGCCGTGCCTTCGCCCTGCGCTTCGCCCCCGCGACGTTCGCCCTGGCCGTCGTCGTGTCGGCCCTGACCGGAACGGTCCTGCTGTGA